From the genome of Leptotrichia sp. oral taxon 847:
CTTTTAACTGCGTTTTTAGCATCATTTATAACTGTAACAATTTATAAGTTTTGTATAAAAAATGAAGTAACTATTAAAATGCCTTCAGAAGTTCCGCCTAATATCTCACAAGTTTTTAAAGATGTAATACCATTTACTTTATCAGTTGTATCACTTTATGTTCTTGATATTCTTGTACGTCATTTTATTGGTACAGGAGTTGCAGAGGCAGTAGGTAAACTTTTTGGACCATTATTTTCAGCAGCTGATGGATATGTAGGAATTACTATTATATTTGGGGCTTTTGCGTTCTTCTGGTTTGTTGGAATTCACGGGCCTTCAATTGTAGAACCAGCTATTGCAGTTGTTACTTATGCTAATATAGATGCAAATTTAAATCTTATGAGAGCTGGACAACATGCGGATAAAATCTTAACTTCAGGAACACAAATGTTTATAGTTACAATGGGAGGAACTGGAGCTACTTTGATAGTACCATTTATGTTTATGTGGATTTGTAAATCTAAGAGAAATAAAGCTATTGGACGTGCTTCTGTTGTACCTACATTCTTTGGTGTAAACGAACCAATTTTATTTGGTGCTCCAATTGTATTAAATCCAGTATTCTTTATACCATTTATCTTTGCACCAATAATAAATGTTTGGATTTTTAAAATATTTATAGATGTACTTGGAATGAACAGCTTTACTGCTAATCTTCCCTGGACAACTCCAGGACCACTGGGAATAATACTGGGAACCAATCTTCAGGTATTATCGTTTATTTTAGCAGCACTTTTAATTGTTGTGGACTTTATTATTTATTATCCATTTATAAAAGTATACGATAAACAAATTCTCGAAGAAGAACGCCTAGGAACTACAAATAACGAATTAAAAGAAAAAGTTGCTGCAAACTTCAACACTGAAAAAGCAGATAATATTCTTGAAAAAGCTGGTGTTGAAAAAACTGCTGCCGTTAAAAATAATATAACAAAAGAAACAAATGTACTTGTACTGTGTGCTGGTGGGGGAACCAGTGGACTTTTAGCAAATGCTTTAAATAAGGCGGCAAAGGAATTTGATGTTCCTATTAAAGCCGCAGCAGGTGGATATGGTGCACATCGTGAAATACTTCCTGAATTTGATTTAGTTATTCTTGCGCCACAAGTTGCATCAAATTTTGAAGATATGAAAGCAGAAACTGATAAGTTAGGAATTAAGTTAGCAAAAACCGAAGGGGCTCAATATATTAGTTTGACCCGTGACGGTAAAGGTGCATTAGACTTTGTGCAAGCACAATTTCAAGATTAATTAATATATTTTAATACTAAGTAATAGTTTTATATAATTATGGAGGTTTAATTATGTCAAAAAAATTACCAGAAGATTTTATTTTTGGAGGAGCAACAGCGGCATATCAGGCTGAAGGTGCAATCAAAATTGATGGGAAGGGACCAGTTGCATGGGATAAATTTTTAGAAGAAAACTATTGGTATACAGCAGAACCTGCGAGTGATTTTTATCATCAATATCCAGTTGATTTGAAACTTTGCGAAGAATTCGATATAAATGGAATAAGAATTTCAATAGCATGGTCAAGAATTTTTCCAAATGGCTATGGAGAAGTAAATCCAAAAGGAGTAGAATTTTATCATAAATTATTTGCAGAATGTAAAAAAAGAAAAGTAGAACCTTTTGTAACTCTTCACCATTTTGATACACCAGAAGTTTTGCACTCCAACGGAGATTTTTTAAATCGTGAAAATATAGAGCACTTTGTAAATTATGCGAAATTCTGTTTTGAAGAATTTAGTGAAGTAAACTATTGGACAACATTTAATGAAATAGGACCTATTGGAGAAGGACAATATCTTGTTGGGAAATTTCCTCCAGGAATAAAATATGATTTTGAAAAATTATTTCAATCACACCACAATATGGTTTTAGCACATGCAAAAGCAGTTAATTTATTTAAGAAAAATGGCTATCACGGAGAAATAGGCATGGTCTGTGCATTACCAACAAAATATCCCTATGATCCAAATAATCCAAAAGATGTGAAAGCGGCAGAACTAGACGACATTATTCATAATAAATTTATTTTGGATGCTACTTTTAATGGTGAATATTCAAAGAATACAATGGAAGGTGTAAATCATATTTTGCAAGTTAATGGCGGAAAATTAGATTTAAGAGAAGAAGACTTTGAAATATTAAAAGCTGCAAAAGATTTGAATGATTTTCTTGGAATAAATTATTATATGAGTGACTGGATGGCTGAATATGATGGTGAAACTGAAATTATTCATAACGCTACTGGAAATAAGGGAAGTTCCAAATATCAGATAAAAGGCGTGGGACAAAGAAAAGCCAATGAAAGTATCCCAAGAACTGACTGGGATTGGATAATTTATCCAAAAGGACTTTACGATCAAATTTTTAGAGTTAAAAAAGATTATCCAAACTATAAAAAAATCTATATCACTGAAAATGGTTTAGGATATAAAGACGTTTTTGAAGACAATACAGTTTATGATGATGCTAGAATTGACTACATAAGACAACATCTGGAAGTAATTTCAGACGCTATAAGAGATGGAGCTAATGTAAAAGGATATTTCTTATGGTCGTTAATGGATGTATTTTCTTGGTCTAATGGCTATGAAAAGAGATATGGATTATTCTATGTTGACTTTGAAACACAAAAACGTTATCCGAAGAAAAGTGCTTATTGGTATAAAAAGGTAGCGGAAACAAAAGAAATTGAATAAAAAAACTGGGGATAGTTTGGGTTATCCCCATTTGTAGTAAAAATTTTTGATTAAATAAATGATTTTTTGCTTTTTTTATTATGCAATATATTCATTACTAAGTTTTTAATCTTTAAAAAGTTCTTACTTTTGCTGTGTTTTTATTCAAAAAATCTTGATAAAATAAAAAAATAAAATATTATAAAATTTTTAAATTAATAGAAAGGAGGGCAAAATGGCTACAATCAGAGAAGTTGCAAAAAAAGCAGGAGTTTCAATAACAACAGTTTCCAGAATATTAAACAATGACGACAGTTTTAATGTGAGTAAAATTACAAAAGAAAAAGTTTTAAAAGTCATAAAACAACTAAATTATGAAAGAAAGAAAAATAAAAATAGAATATCACAGTCAAATATTTCCGTAATAAAGTGTTTTGATGAAAAAATTGAAAACGAAGATCCTTATTTTGTCTCTTTGAAAATAAATTTGGAAAATATGCTAAAGAAAAAAGTTTCAAAAGTGAATTTTTTTGATCTGGAAGAAATTGAAAAATTGATAAAATATAATGAAATATCAAATTTTTCTTTGACAGATGCCGTTATTTTCATTGGAGAAACGAGTAAGGAAAAATTGAAATTTTTTAAAAGTTTAAATGAGAATATTATTTGCGTAGATGTATATGACACGGATAATATCACAGATTATATCAAGTTTGATATGAGAAATTCTGTTGAAATAGTTTTAAATTATATTTTTAAATTAAATCATAAAAAAATTGGACTATTGGTAGGAAGAAATAAAGTCGTAAAAAATTTAGTGGATTTTCGTGAGAAATATTTTAAGGAAATAATGGTAAAAAATGGATTGTATAGAGAGGAATATTTGCAGATTGGGGATTTTTCGATGGAAAGTGGCTATATTATGATGAAAGAAATTTTAAAATTGGAAGATAGACCAACGGCAGTTTTTTGTGGAAATGATTCAATTGCAATGGGAGCATATAAAGCAATTAGAGA
Proteins encoded in this window:
- the lacG gene encoding 6-phospho-beta-galactosidase, whose protein sequence is MSKKLPEDFIFGGATAAYQAEGAIKIDGKGPVAWDKFLEENYWYTAEPASDFYHQYPVDLKLCEEFDINGIRISIAWSRIFPNGYGEVNPKGVEFYHKLFAECKKRKVEPFVTLHHFDTPEVLHSNGDFLNRENIEHFVNYAKFCFEEFSEVNYWTTFNEIGPIGEGQYLVGKFPPGIKYDFEKLFQSHHNMVLAHAKAVNLFKKNGYHGEIGMVCALPTKYPYDPNNPKDVKAAELDDIIHNKFILDATFNGEYSKNTMEGVNHILQVNGGKLDLREEDFEILKAAKDLNDFLGINYYMSDWMAEYDGETEIIHNATGNKGSSKYQIKGVGQRKANESIPRTDWDWIIYPKGLYDQIFRVKKDYPNYKKIYITENGLGYKDVFEDNTVYDDARIDYIRQHLEVISDAIRDGANVKGYFLWSLMDVFSWSNGYEKRYGLFYVDFETQKRYPKKSAYWYKKVAETKEIE
- a CDS encoding lactose-specific PTS transporter subunit EIIC; the encoded protein is MEKLIEFIEKGKPFFEKLSRNIYLRAIRDGFIAGMPVILFSSIFILVAYVPNAFGFFWPKSIEALLMKPYSYSMGILAFLVAGTTAKSLTDSVNRSMPATNQINYLSTLLASMVGLLLLAADPTKTGVSTGFLGTKGLLTAFLASFITVTIYKFCIKNEVTIKMPSEVPPNISQVFKDVIPFTLSVVSLYVLDILVRHFIGTGVAEAVGKLFGPLFSAADGYVGITIIFGAFAFFWFVGIHGPSIVEPAIAVVTYANIDANLNLMRAGQHADKILTSGTQMFIVTMGGTGATLIVPFMFMWICKSKRNKAIGRASVVPTFFGVNEPILFGAPIVLNPVFFIPFIFAPIINVWIFKIFIDVLGMNSFTANLPWTTPGPLGIILGTNLQVLSFILAALLIVVDFIIYYPFIKVYDKQILEEERLGTTNNELKEKVAANFNTEKADNILEKAGVEKTAAVKNNITKETNVLVLCAGGGTSGLLANALNKAAKEFDVPIKAAAGGYGAHREILPEFDLVILAPQVASNFEDMKAETDKLGIKLAKTEGAQYISLTRDGKGALDFVQAQFQD
- a CDS encoding LacI family DNA-binding transcriptional regulator, producing MATIREVAKKAGVSITTVSRILNNDDSFNVSKITKEKVLKVIKQLNYERKKNKNRISQSNISVIKCFDEKIENEDPYFVSLKINLENMLKKKVSKVNFFDLEEIEKLIKYNEISNFSLTDAVIFIGETSKEKLKFFKSLNENIICVDVYDTDNITDYIKFDMRNSVEIVLNYIFKLNHKKIGLLVGRNKVVKNLVDFREKYFKEIMVKNGLYREEYLQIGDFSMESGYIMMKEILKLEDRPTAVFCGNDSIAMGAYKAIRENKLKIPEDVSIIGFNDLKLSQYSIPPLTTIKIDTKLIAQETVNSLIELLEGKRDYHKKVFLPIELIERESCQRI